Proteins from a single region of Camelus ferus isolate YT-003-E chromosome 23, BCGSAC_Cfer_1.0, whole genome shotgun sequence:
- the HLX gene encoding H2.0-like homeobox protein has protein sequence MFAAGLAPFYASNFSLWSAAYCSSAGPGGCSFPLDPAAVKKPSFCIADILHAGVGEPGAAPEGLAGASAAALTAHLGSAHPHASFQAAARSPLRPTPVVAPSEVPAGFPQRLSPLSAAYHHHHPQQQQQQQQPQQQQPPPPPRPGALQPPASGARVVPNPHHNGSAPAPSSKDLKFGIDRILSAEFDPKVKEGNTLRDLTSLLTGGRPAGVHLPGLQPSTGQFFASLDPINEASAILSPLSSNPRNSVQHQFQDTFPGPYAVLTKDTMPQTYKRKRSWSRAVFSNLQRKGLEKRFEIQKYVTKPDRKQLAAMLGLTDAQVKVWFQNRRMKWRHSKEAQAQKDKDKEAGEKPSGGAPAADGEQEEQSPSRSEGEAESESSDSESLDMAPSDTERTEGAERSLHQTTVIKASAPGALLAASSGGSGGSSGSGSFSFNGLSSSSTSAGSAGSHGSVGSASELHPAPQPALGSAPKSPEPAQASLGGL, from the exons ATGTTCGCCGCTGGGCTGGCTCCCTTCTACGCGTCCAACTTCAGCCTCTGGTCGGCCGCCTACTGCTCGTCCGCCGGCCCGGGCGGCTGTTCCTTCCCCCTGGACCCCGCCGCCGTCAAGAAACCCTCCTTTTGCATCGCGGACATCCTGCACGCCGGCGTAGGGGAGCCAGGGGCGGCCCCGGAGGGTCTGGCGGGGGCCTCGGCCGCCGCGCTCACCGCTCACTTGGGTTCGGCTCACCCGCACGCCTCTTTCCAAGCTGCCGCCAGATCTCCGCTTCGACCCACCCCAGTGGTGGCGCCCTCCGAAGTACCAGCTGGCTTCCCGCAGCGGCTGTCTCCGCTCTCAGCCgcctaccaccaccatcacccacagcaacaacagcagcagcaacaaccgCAGCAGCAACAGCCTCCGCCTccacccaggcctggggcctTGCAGCCCCCGGCCTCCGGGGCACGGGTGGTCCCGAATCCCCACCATAACGGCTCCGCCCCGGCCCCCTCCAGCAAGGACCTCAAATTTGGAATTGACCGCATTTTGTCTGCAGAATTTGACCCAAAAGTCAAGGAAGGCAACACTCTGAGAG ATCTCACGTCGCTGCTAACCGGCGGGCGGCCTGCAGGGGTGCACCTCCCCGGCCTCCAGCCCTCCACCGGCCAGTTCTTCGCATCTCTAGATCCCATTAATGAGGCTTCTGCCATCCTGAGTCCCTTAAGCTCGAACCCGAGAAATTCAGTTCAGCATCAGTTTCAAGATACATTTCCAG GTCCCTATGCTGTGCTCACGAAGGACACCATGCCACAGACGTACAAGAGGAAGCGCTCGTGGTCTCGGGCGGTCTTTTCCAACCTGCAGAGGAAAGGCCTGGAGAAGAGGTTTGAGATTCAGAAGTATGTGACCAAGCCAGACCGAAAGCAGCTGGCAGCAATGCTGGGTCTCACCGATGCACAG GTGAAGGTGTGGTTCCAGAACCGGCGGATGAAGTGGCGGCACTCCAAGGAGGCCCAGGCTCAGAAGGACAAAGACAAGGAGGCGGGTGAGAAGCCATCGGGCGGAGCCCCGGCTGCTGACGGCgagcaggaggagcagagccCCAGCCGCTCGGAGGGCGAGGCCGAGAGCGAGAGCAGCGACTCCGAGTCTCTGGACATGGCCCCCAGCGACACAGAGCGGACTGAAGGGGCCGAGCGGTCTCTGCACCAAACAACGGTCATCAAGGCCTCGGCCCCGGGCGCCCTGCTGGCCGCCAGCAGCGGTGGGAGTGGGGggagcagcggcagcggcagtTTTAGCTTCAACGGCCTCAGTAGCAGCAGCACCAGCGCCGGAAGCGCCGGCAGCCACGGCAGCGTCGGTAGCGCGTCAGAGCTGCACCCCGCGCCCCAGCCCGCCCTCGGCAGCGCCCCCAAAAGCCCCGAGCCCGCCCAGGCATCGCTCGGCGGTCTATAG